One window of the Niallia circulans genome contains the following:
- a CDS encoding glycoside hydrolase family 13 protein — protein MEKKWWQTSVVYQIYPRSFQDSNGDGIGDIRGIINRLDYLQKLGIDVIWLSPVYKSPNDDNGYDISDYQDIMDEFGTMADMDELIAAANEKGIKIVMDLVVNHTSDEHKWFIEAKKGKDNPYRDYYIWRDPVNGEAPNDLKSTFSGSAWEYDEESGQYFLHLFSKRQPDLNWENKKVREEVWKMMNYWLDKGIGGFRMDVIDLVGKQPDLGITGNGPKLHEYIREMNEKSFGNYDVLTVGETWGATPEIAKLYSDPARKELSMVFQFEHIGLDKQEGKQKWDLKPLEINQLKTILAKWQTSLGNEGWNSLFWNNHDLPRIVSRWGNDKEYRVESAKMFAILLHLMKGTPYIYQGEEIGMTNCPITDISQVNDIESINMYHERLAKGYTKEEILHSINVKGRDNARTPLQWDDTENGGFTTGTPWLHVNPNYTEINVKNNLEDPNSVFYCYQSLIQLRKDNPIIVWGDFELIKDTEEEIFAYTRKFEGETWIVIANFSAQERSLIMPVFGESEDIIISNYHRQHADFSNLQLKPYETFAVRVH, from the coding sequence ATGGAAAAGAAATGGTGGCAAACATCGGTTGTATATCAAATATATCCAAGAAGCTTTCAAGATAGTAATGGGGATGGAATTGGCGATATTAGAGGGATCATTAATCGATTAGATTATTTGCAAAAGCTAGGCATTGATGTAATTTGGCTAAGCCCTGTATATAAATCACCAAATGATGATAATGGCTATGACATTAGTGATTATCAAGATATTATGGATGAGTTTGGTACAATGGCAGACATGGATGAATTAATTGCTGCGGCGAATGAAAAAGGAATTAAAATTGTCATGGATTTAGTAGTCAATCATACATCCGATGAACATAAGTGGTTTATAGAAGCAAAAAAAGGAAAAGACAATCCATACCGTGATTATTATATTTGGCGTGACCCAGTAAATGGCGAAGCTCCAAATGATTTAAAATCCACTTTTAGTGGTTCTGCTTGGGAATATGATGAAGAAAGCGGCCAATATTTCTTACATTTATTTAGTAAAAGACAACCAGATTTAAACTGGGAAAATAAAAAAGTCCGAGAAGAAGTTTGGAAAATGATGAACTATTGGTTAGACAAAGGAATCGGCGGCTTCCGAATGGATGTGATTGATTTAGTAGGAAAACAACCTGATCTTGGTATTACTGGAAATGGTCCAAAGCTTCATGAGTATATCCGAGAAATGAATGAAAAATCGTTTGGCAATTATGATGTTTTAACAGTAGGAGAAACATGGGGAGCAACACCGGAAATTGCTAAATTATATTCCGATCCAGCTAGAAAAGAGCTTTCGATGGTCTTTCAGTTTGAGCATATTGGTTTAGATAAGCAAGAAGGCAAACAAAAATGGGATCTGAAGCCATTAGAAATCAATCAATTAAAAACCATTCTTGCTAAATGGCAGACATCACTTGGAAATGAAGGCTGGAACAGCTTATTCTGGAATAATCATGATTTACCAAGAATCGTTTCACGTTGGGGAAATGATAAAGAATATCGGGTAGAAAGTGCAAAAATGTTTGCCATTCTCTTGCATTTAATGAAAGGAACACCTTACATCTATCAAGGTGAAGAAATCGGTATGACCAATTGCCCGATCACAGATATTAGTCAAGTAAATGATATTGAAAGCATTAATATGTATCATGAGCGATTAGCAAAAGGATATACGAAAGAGGAGATTCTTCATTCTATTAATGTAAAAGGCAGAGACAATGCAAGAACACCTCTTCAATGGGATGATACGGAAAATGGCGGTTTTACCACAGGAACACCTTGGCTTCATGTAAATCCCAACTATACGGAGATAAATGTGAAAAATAATTTAGAAGATCCTAATTCTGTCTTTTATTGCTATCAATCTTTGATTCAATTAAGAAAGGATAACCCAATCATTGTATGGGGAGATTTCGAATTAATCAAAGATACAGAAGAAGAAATTTTTGCCTATACTCGTAAGTTTGAAGGAGAGACATGGATTGTGATTGCAAACTTTAGCGCGCAAGAAAGAAGCCTAATTATGCCTGTGTTTGGCGAGAGTGAGGATATCATCATTAGCAACTATCACCGCCAACATGCTGACTTTTCGAATTTACAGTTAAAGCCATATGAAACATTCGCCGTAAGAGTTCATTAA
- a CDS encoding heparinase II/III domain-containing protein, protein MTFEELLEKLDGKYSLFFPNAEAKKAWWKSIQHNPDYADILKQVSETLEQLQQQKINNDELPYSLFQLFETTGTRIEYETAYFQKRRKLNTYAIMVLLEPEKEEFRKVLQDIIWSICNEFSWCLPAHLINSPETDCGQLYSLTEKQDTTYTIDLFSAETAFALSEIYTLTKEYLDPLIGKRIYEEVYNRTFIPFLEGNFKWETETHNWAAVCGGSIGSAAIHLIQDSTELALILEKVLPVMESYLSGFAEDGICMEGYLYWQYGFGFYSYFADLLNQRSDGTINLFMQKKVHQVALFQQRSFLEGDLVVNFSDAPSKAKVLIGMSHFLVNQYEDVIVPELPLYARYQDDNCSRWAPAIRALLWFDSSLSPSKWEEGTFISEDSQWLISRVQSNAGSFAFAAKGGSNNEPHNHNDIGHFILQANKTTLLQDLGSGLYTKDYFNENRYTYLCNSSKGHSVPIINHSYQEAGKASYARLVTANSDRKRDLFELEMTKAYRDPSLLNVSRKFTWIKTEFPKLIVEDIFKFSEEPKSIIERFILPNVSVERCDGGISIKGESCIHIYFDSNYYEVSIQRDSFVNHFNKGEEVLLLDLSLKKLSRNFRVYLEFEFSSEK, encoded by the coding sequence TTGACTTTCGAAGAGTTGCTGGAGAAGCTAGATGGGAAATATTCTCTGTTTTTTCCAAATGCTGAAGCAAAAAAAGCATGGTGGAAATCCATTCAACATAATCCTGATTATGCTGATATCCTAAAACAAGTAAGTGAGACACTAGAGCAGCTTCAACAACAAAAAATAAATAATGACGAACTGCCGTATTCGTTGTTTCAGTTATTTGAAACAACAGGTACTCGAATAGAATATGAAACAGCATATTTTCAGAAAAGAAGAAAATTGAATACCTATGCAATCATGGTACTTCTTGAACCAGAAAAGGAGGAATTTCGTAAAGTACTGCAAGATATTATTTGGTCTATCTGTAATGAATTCTCATGGTGTTTACCTGCCCATCTAATAAATAGTCCCGAAACTGACTGTGGTCAATTATATTCACTTACAGAAAAACAAGATACTACTTATACAATCGACTTATTTTCTGCTGAAACAGCTTTTGCCTTAAGTGAAATATATACGCTCACAAAAGAATACTTAGATCCATTGATAGGGAAAAGAATTTATGAAGAGGTGTATAATCGGACGTTTATTCCCTTTCTCGAAGGAAATTTCAAATGGGAAACAGAAACCCATAATTGGGCCGCTGTTTGTGGGGGTTCTATCGGTTCAGCTGCCATCCATTTAATCCAAGATTCCACAGAACTTGCGCTTATTTTAGAAAAAGTTCTCCCTGTAATGGAAAGTTATTTAAGTGGTTTTGCAGAAGACGGAATATGTATGGAAGGATATTTATATTGGCAATATGGATTTGGTTTTTATTCCTATTTTGCCGACCTATTGAATCAGAGATCGGATGGAACGATTAATTTATTTATGCAGAAAAAAGTTCACCAAGTTGCCCTTTTTCAACAACGATCATTTTTAGAGGGAGATTTAGTGGTGAATTTTTCTGATGCACCCTCTAAAGCAAAAGTACTTATAGGGATGAGTCATTTCTTAGTAAATCAGTATGAGGACGTTATCGTTCCAGAACTTCCATTATATGCGCGATATCAAGATGATAATTGTAGCAGATGGGCACCAGCCATCCGCGCGTTATTATGGTTTGATTCGTCGTTATCACCAAGCAAATGGGAAGAAGGAACGTTTATTTCTGAGGACTCCCAGTGGTTAATCTCTAGAGTTCAATCAAATGCAGGGTCTTTTGCTTTTGCAGCTAAAGGGGGAAGCAATAATGAGCCACATAATCATAATGATATCGGACATTTTATCCTTCAAGCCAATAAGACAACTTTGCTGCAGGATTTGGGAAGTGGCTTATATACGAAGGACTATTTCAATGAGAATAGATACACTTATTTATGTAATAGTTCGAAAGGCCATTCCGTCCCTATTATCAATCATTCTTACCAAGAAGCAGGAAAAGCCAGTTATGCTCGGTTAGTCACTGCCAATTCTGATAGAAAGAGAGATTTGTTTGAATTGGAAATGACAAAAGCTTATAGAGATCCATCTCTATTAAATGTCTCGCGGAAATTCACTTGGATTAAAACAGAGTTTCCAAAATTAATCGTGGAAGACATTTTTAAGTTTTCTGAAGAGCCAAAATCCATCATTGAACGCTTTATATTGCCCAATGTTTCGGTTGAAAGATGTGATGGTGGAATAAGTATCAAAGGAGAATCTTGCATCCATATTTATTTTGATTCCAATTACTATGAGGTAAGTATACAAAGAGATTCGTTTGTTAACCATTTTAATAAAGGAGAAGAAGTGCTATTACTTGATCTCTCTCTTAAGAAATTAAGCAGGAATTTTCGTGTATATCTAGAATTTGAATTTAGTTCTGAAAAATAG
- a CDS encoding ABC transporter substrate-binding protein, with protein MQRKSWKLSIFVLILTLVMTACSSGASEKASGNEDGKVTIKFHTHGNEASYNWKKTIAAFEEANPDINVDLVILSEKGDTQEAIKKLDLAAASGEQLDVLMFSDTASYAQRVSMGMVAPIDEFIEKEGYTVTDEYKVDTKIGDKYYALPGKFNPWYVLLNKDHLDKAGLEVPTDWTWDEFQTYAKELTTDDHYGTFFFGPQNGGWLEFMKLALASEAENTEFIKEDGSSNIENPLFKKTLEIRYQMEKVDKSAVPYTDIMSQKLHYRNQFFNQDASTVLIGSWMNTELGGTDQFPLEFNVAVAPYPKNTSDAEGGYTPVTTDFMAVANNSEHKEEAYKFIRWYTTEGQILQGKNIPSWNNVSNDQFGEIIDNILTGTLNPEKVDKESLTNVLSNAKSSKLVSPVSYQAEIYKVVNEEYEKLIFDEQDVDETIKVTNERVQELIDSNK; from the coding sequence ATGCAAAGAAAATCTTGGAAGCTATCAATTTTTGTTTTAATTCTTACTTTAGTCATGACGGCATGTAGTAGTGGAGCATCAGAAAAAGCTTCTGGCAATGAAGATGGAAAAGTAACAATTAAATTCCACACTCACGGTAATGAAGCATCTTATAACTGGAAAAAGACAATTGCAGCTTTTGAAGAGGCAAATCCAGATATAAATGTGGATTTAGTCATCTTAAGTGAAAAGGGAGATACACAAGAGGCAATTAAAAAGCTAGATTTAGCTGCTGCTTCTGGTGAACAGCTAGATGTACTAATGTTTAGTGATACAGCAAGCTATGCACAGCGTGTGAGTATGGGAATGGTGGCTCCCATTGATGAATTTATTGAAAAAGAGGGCTACACCGTCACGGATGAATATAAAGTAGATACCAAAATTGGTGATAAATATTATGCTTTACCAGGTAAATTTAATCCATGGTATGTTTTATTAAATAAAGATCATTTAGATAAAGCAGGCTTAGAAGTTCCGACAGATTGGACATGGGATGAATTTCAAACGTATGCGAAAGAATTAACAACAGATGATCATTATGGAACATTTTTCTTTGGTCCGCAAAATGGTGGATGGTTAGAGTTTATGAAACTAGCATTAGCTAGTGAAGCAGAAAATACAGAATTTATTAAAGAAGATGGAAGCTCCAATATTGAAAATCCGCTCTTTAAGAAGACGCTGGAAATACGCTATCAAATGGAAAAAGTCGACAAATCCGCTGTCCCTTATACCGATATCATGTCTCAAAAACTTCATTATCGAAATCAATTTTTTAACCAGGATGCTAGTACAGTACTAATTGGCAGCTGGATGAATACAGAATTGGGGGGAACGGACCAATTCCCATTGGAGTTTAACGTCGCAGTTGCTCCTTATCCAAAGAACACGAGTGACGCAGAAGGCGGGTATACTCCGGTAACTACTGACTTTATGGCAGTCGCAAATAACTCAGAACATAAAGAAGAAGCCTATAAATTTATTCGTTGGTATACAACGGAAGGACAAATTTTACAAGGAAAAAATATTCCATCTTGGAATAATGTAAGTAATGATCAATTTGGAGAAATAATTGATAATATATTAACAGGTACGCTAAACCCAGAAAAGGTGGACAAAGAATCTTTAACGAATGTTCTTTCAAATGCGAAATCTTCTAAACTAGTATCACCAGTATCTTATCAGGCTGAAATTTACAAAGTAGTGAATGAAGAATATGAAAAATTAATTTTTGATGAACAAGATGTTGATGAAACGATAAAGGTAACAAATGAAAGGGTACAAGAATTAATCGATAGCAATAAATAA
- a CDS encoding carbohydrate ABC transporter permease has product MSASTEVKTADIVKPTKKKRQSKHVKNENWAGIAFVSPMLIGVSILVLLPIVATFILSLSDWSFITNISQLKWVGLQNFIDLFQDKIFIRSLMNNAIFMLTVPICMVISLFLAIAIDRNVYFKSYFKVAFFMPYISSVVAIAVVWQVLFHPSLGPINQFLMSLGIDNPPKWIADPSFALVSIMFIQIWISIGFNMIIYLAALQSIPRDLYEAADIDGASAWVKFKNITLPMVSPTTFFLLITGIISTFKVFDLISVLTKGGPMHATSMIVWNLYDTAFVNLDIGHASAMAVILFFIVFAITLIQWLGQKKWVNY; this is encoded by the coding sequence ATGAGTGCTAGTACAGAGGTTAAGACTGCGGATATAGTAAAGCCAACTAAGAAAAAGCGGCAAAGTAAACATGTGAAAAATGAAAATTGGGCAGGGATTGCGTTTGTTTCACCAATGTTAATTGGTGTTTCCATCCTTGTCTTACTGCCAATTGTTGCAACCTTCATTTTAAGTCTTTCTGATTGGAGTTTTATTACTAATATTTCGCAATTGAAATGGGTAGGACTACAAAATTTTATAGATTTATTTCAAGATAAGATATTTATACGCTCTTTAATGAACAATGCTATTTTTATGTTAACGGTACCAATTTGTATGGTTATTTCTTTGTTTCTAGCAATTGCAATCGATCGAAATGTTTATTTTAAGAGTTATTTTAAAGTAGCATTTTTTATGCCGTATATCTCAAGTGTGGTGGCAATTGCAGTAGTATGGCAAGTATTGTTTCACCCATCTTTAGGTCCGATTAATCAATTTCTTATGTCACTCGGCATTGATAATCCTCCCAAATGGATTGCAGATCCAAGCTTTGCATTAGTTTCCATTATGTTTATACAAATTTGGATTTCGATTGGTTTTAATATGATCATTTATTTAGCTGCACTGCAGTCCATCCCACGAGATCTATATGAAGCCGCTGATATTGATGGGGCAAGCGCATGGGTGAAATTTAAAAACATTACGTTACCGATGGTTTCACCGACTACTTTCTTCTTGTTGATTACTGGTATTATTTCAACCTTTAAAGTATTTGATTTAATCTCTGTTTTAACAAAAGGAGGACCAATGCACGCAACAAGCATGATTGTATGGAACCTATACGATACTGCTTTTGTTAATTTAGATATAGGTCACGCTTCTGCAATGGCCGTTATTTTATTCTTTATTGTTTTTGCTATTACGCTTATTCAATGGTTAGGACAGAAAAAATGGGTGAATTATTAA
- a CDS encoding carbohydrate ABC transporter permease has translation MLKSLSINKAIMTIVMLMISIMFLLPFVWMLSTSFKIEADVFKFPIQWIPERWNGFNNYKEVWFGENPFYIYYWNTIKVTVFTTAISVTVSALAAYGFSKVNFRLGNFLFLIVLATYMVPAQAILVPQFIIYRKIGLFDSHLGLILLGSFSVLGTFMLRQFFMGVSNELVEAAKIDGAGHWKIFWRVVLPIVKPAIATYAILRFIWTWNDYQNPLIFLRSDHLLTIQLAMQKFTTINGEFYSLIMAAAVSAILPLVIVFIIGQKQVIEGIALGGVKG, from the coding sequence ATGCTTAAATCACTATCCATAAATAAAGCGATAATGACAATCGTCATGTTAATGATAAGTATTATGTTTCTTCTTCCGTTTGTATGGATGCTTTCGACATCCTTTAAGATAGAAGCAGACGTTTTTAAATTTCCTATACAGTGGATTCCAGAAAGATGGAATGGTTTCAACAATTATAAAGAAGTCTGGTTTGGGGAAAATCCATTCTACATTTATTATTGGAATACCATTAAGGTGACAGTATTTACTACTGCTATTTCGGTAACTGTTTCTGCGCTGGCAGCCTATGGATTTTCAAAAGTGAATTTTCGGTTAGGTAATTTCTTGTTTTTAATCGTTTTAGCTACTTATATGGTACCTGCACAGGCAATTTTAGTACCACAATTTATTATTTACCGCAAAATTGGGCTGTTTGATAGTCATTTAGGGTTAATCTTATTAGGAAGCTTTAGTGTGCTAGGTACTTTTATGCTTAGACAATTTTTTATGGGAGTTTCGAATGAGCTTGTTGAAGCTGCAAAAATCGATGGAGCCGGACACTGGAAGATTTTCTGGCGAGTTGTACTTCCAATTGTAAAGCCAGCCATAGCGACCTATGCCATCCTTCGATTTATTTGGACATGGAATGATTATCAAAACCCATTAATCTTCCTTCGTTCTGATCATTTATTGACGATACAGCTTGCAATGCAGAAGTTTACGACAATCAATGGCGAATTTTACTCTCTAATTATGGCTGCGGCAGTCTCAGCTATTTTACCGCTCGTAATCGTATTTATTATTGGGCAAAAACAAGTAATTGAAGGGATAGCATTAGGTGGAGTAAAAGGCTAA
- a CDS encoding aldose epimerase family protein, with protein sequence MNYSQRSMGEINGADVTEFTFTNNSGMSFSSMNYGCIITKIIVPDKEGNKENVVLGFETLEEYRENKGPYLGAIVGRVAGRIKEGKFELNGKEYRLNTNTPPNHLHGGNIGWSEVVFASSIVEKDDAIGIRYTYRSPDGEEGYPGNFDLTVDYLLTNDNEIILSYSGKTDKETPVTVTNHSYFNLSGNNKRDILEHELIADVDRFLELREDFIPTGKMIPTNNTPFDFAKGKLLKEGMDNDFEQNRIVGNGYDHPLVFAEDGSHSAILRDRESGREMSLITNQPAVVLYTGNMLEDQYRFNGGIAKKYLGVCLETQGLPDAINHSAFPSVVLKPGEIYQAETKLKFRVME encoded by the coding sequence ATGAATTACAGTCAAAGATCAATGGGAGAAATAAACGGAGCAGATGTAACGGAATTTACTTTTACAAACAATAGCGGAATGAGTTTTTCTAGCATGAATTACGGCTGCATTATTACGAAGATAATCGTACCTGATAAAGAAGGAAACAAGGAAAATGTAGTGCTTGGTTTTGAAACATTAGAAGAGTATCGAGAAAATAAAGGACCATATTTAGGTGCCATTGTAGGAAGAGTTGCTGGAAGAATTAAAGAAGGAAAATTTGAACTTAATGGAAAAGAGTACCGCTTGAATACCAATACCCCACCTAATCATTTGCATGGCGGAAATATAGGATGGAGTGAAGTGGTCTTTGCATCTTCAATAGTAGAAAAGGATGATGCAATAGGCATCCGTTATACATACCGTAGTCCAGACGGAGAAGAAGGATATCCAGGTAATTTTGACTTAACTGTAGATTATCTATTGACAAATGATAATGAAATAATCTTATCTTATAGCGGGAAAACGGATAAAGAAACACCTGTTACTGTAACTAATCATTCTTATTTTAATTTAAGCGGTAATAACAAAAGAGATATTTTAGAGCATGAGCTGATTGCAGATGTCGACCGCTTTCTAGAGCTTAGGGAAGATTTTATTCCGACCGGAAAAATGATTCCAACAAATAACACTCCATTTGATTTTGCAAAAGGCAAGTTATTGAAAGAAGGAATGGACAATGATTTTGAACAAAATAGAATAGTAGGAAATGGATACGATCATCCGCTTGTGTTTGCAGAAGATGGTTCTCATTCTGCTATTTTGCGAGATCGAGAAAGTGGACGGGAAATGTCTTTAATTACAAACCAGCCTGCAGTCGTTCTTTATACAGGGAATATGTTAGAAGATCAATATCGTTTCAATGGGGGAATTGCTAAAAAATATTTAGGGGTATGTTTGGAGACGCAAGGGCTTCCCGATGCAATCAATCACTCTGCATTCCCATCCGTTGTTTTAAAGCCAGGAGAAATATATCAAGCTGAAACAAAACTGAAATTCCGTGTCATGGAATAG
- the rhaM gene encoding L-rhamnose mutarotase: MKRLASIMFIKPGYENEYKKRHDELWPEMEEALKQHGASNYSIYLHHESQVLFAYLEVEDEAAYDAISQTAICRKWWKYMAPIMETNEDYSPVSHKLEEVFHLD, translated from the coding sequence ATGAAAAGATTAGCATCGATTATGTTTATTAAACCTGGATATGAAAACGAATATAAAAAGAGGCATGACGAGCTTTGGCCAGAAATGGAAGAGGCGCTGAAGCAACATGGCGCTTCCAATTATTCCATTTATCTTCATCATGAATCCCAAGTGTTATTTGCTTATTTAGAAGTAGAGGACGAGGCGGCATATGATGCGATATCCCAAACGGCAATATGCAGAAAATGGTGGAAGTATATGGCGCCAATTATGGAGACGAATGAAGATTATAGTCCTGTGTCACATAAGTTGGAGGAAGTGTTTCATTTAGATTAA
- a CDS encoding cache domain-containing sensor histidine kinase, protein MLIWLKNMWTPRSFRYKVILISIISLIIPAVISLLIYNYMTKNTVKEQALSNANRELNIASEYIEKLFSDMLYVANFVQLDPKMNTVLKGLAKSDADKDGYDQYLLENEINRTIENITLVGEKSYVTILLKNGKYFTNYNVAEFDPRDLFKEKWYEDIEEAVGYESTWIESQPTIFELEKKNNPYQISIVRTLRDEGIQIYGYVVVTIMENKLSEVFTKMDGYNDVMMLNPSGKILSHSDDEKIGTVFTYRSNLFNRDGSAVLKMKDKEYIVTEHTLSFSNWKLVSFVPYEQSINKLNGIFQKVFLIQVLSFMLFLLLLTYSMKTITKPLEYLAKLADKVQAGNLIVRSKIKGKDEIGRLSKSINLMLDHINTKIEEITETEARKRKAEFAMLQAQINPHFLFNVLNSIRMKVMIRGDKESANMITSLTKLLRITIDKNKEIITFLEEIEILFDFVHIMNMRQNRKVSLEMDIDPDAYPFEIPRFILQPIIENSIIHGFNQSDGLILIHAVIVNEMLIITIEDNGLGMNKEDLEQLKKKTFQAASLENPKRKQQVKGFSSLGLANVYERLSITFGPAFNMDIISELGNGTKVILNLPMKGGKKNV, encoded by the coding sequence TTGCTTATTTGGTTAAAAAATATGTGGACTCCCCGTTCTTTTCGTTATAAGGTCATTTTAATTTCTATCATCAGCTTGATTATTCCAGCAGTTATCTCGCTTTTAATTTATAATTATATGACAAAAAATACAGTGAAGGAACAGGCGCTTTCTAATGCGAATAGAGAGCTGAATATTGCAAGTGAATATATAGAAAAGCTATTTAGCGATATGCTTTATGTTGCTAATTTCGTGCAGCTTGATCCGAAAATGAATACGGTTTTAAAAGGACTAGCGAAAAGTGATGCAGACAAGGATGGGTATGATCAATATCTATTGGAAAATGAAATAAACCGCACCATTGAAAATATCACACTAGTTGGAGAGAAATCCTATGTCACCATATTATTAAAAAATGGAAAATACTTCACAAATTATAATGTTGCTGAATTTGATCCAAGAGATTTATTTAAAGAAAAGTGGTATGAAGACATCGAAGAAGCTGTTGGATATGAATCTACTTGGATTGAATCTCAGCCGACGATTTTTGAATTGGAAAAAAAGAATAATCCTTATCAAATTTCAATTGTCCGCACCTTAAGGGATGAGGGCATCCAAATTTACGGATATGTGGTTGTTACCATAATGGAAAATAAACTAAGCGAAGTATTTACTAAAATGGATGGATATAATGATGTCATGATGCTTAATCCATCTGGTAAAATCCTGTCACATAGTGATGATGAGAAAATAGGAACCGTTTTCACCTATCGGTCTAATTTATTCAATCGAGATGGATCAGCAGTTTTGAAAATGAAAGATAAGGAGTACATCGTCACCGAACATACCCTGTCTTTTTCGAATTGGAAATTAGTGTCATTTGTTCCTTATGAACAATCGATAAATAAATTAAATGGGATATTTCAGAAAGTATTTCTTATTCAAGTACTATCATTTATGCTTTTCTTGCTTTTACTTACCTATTCAATGAAAACAATTACGAAACCGCTCGAATATTTAGCAAAACTAGCTGATAAAGTTCAGGCAGGGAATTTGATTGTCCGTTCAAAAATTAAAGGGAAAGATGAAATAGGAAGGCTAAGTAAATCAATTAATCTGATGCTAGATCATATTAATACAAAAATTGAAGAAATAACGGAAACAGAGGCTAGGAAAAGAAAAGCAGAATTTGCCATGCTACAAGCGCAAATAAATCCTCACTTTTTGTTTAATGTATTAAATTCCATTCGCATGAAGGTAATGATAAGAGGAGACAAAGAAAGTGCCAATATGATCACATCTCTTACAAAATTACTGCGCATAACTATTGATAAAAATAAAGAAATAATCACATTTTTAGAGGAGATAGAAATTCTTTTCGATTTTGTTCACATTATGAATATGAGACAAAATCGAAAAGTTTCCTTAGAGATGGATATCGATCCAGATGCTTATCCATTTGAAATTCCAAGGTTTATTCTCCAGCCTATTATTGAAAACTCGATTATTCATGGATTTAATCAGTCTGATGGATTAATCTTAATCCATGCAGTGATAGTAAATGAGATGTTAATCATTACGATTGAAGATAACGGTTTAGGAATGAACAAAGAGGATTTAGAACAATTAAAGAAAAAAACTTTTCAGGCCGCATCACTGGAGAATCCGAAAAGAAAGCAGCAAGTGAAAGGATTCTCGTCGTTAGGCTTAGCCAATGTCTATGAAAGATTATCGATTACCTTTGGACCAGCTTTTAATATGGATATTATAAGCGAACTTGGAAATGGCACAAAAGTCATTTTGAATCTCCCAATGAAAGGTGGAAAAAAGAATGTATAA
- a CDS encoding YesL family protein, with protein sequence MKAEIGGWSGKVYDVCQWITRLAYINLLWLIFSAMGLFIGGLFPSTVAMVTIIRKWLQKETDIPVLRTYWQTFKQEFRKANKVGAVVFAFIAFLYIDWRIIASIQGSINVGLIGMLVGGVFLFLLTLLYLFPVYVHYELKLFQYFKVAFLLACTHPLHTLSMIIGVFTMLFLGVVFSGAGLLFIGSGLATILLYFSNPIFMKMAEIRITKLQEGKFQS encoded by the coding sequence ATGAAAGCAGAAATTGGGGGATGGTCTGGAAAGGTTTATGATGTCTGTCAATGGATTACGAGATTAGCTTATATTAATTTACTTTGGCTTATTTTCAGTGCAATGGGCCTCTTTATTGGGGGCCTTTTCCCTTCTACTGTAGCAATGGTGACTATTATTCGTAAATGGCTTCAAAAGGAAACAGATATTCCAGTATTGCGTACATATTGGCAGACATTTAAGCAAGAATTCCGTAAAGCAAATAAAGTAGGAGCAGTTGTGTTTGCTTTTATCGCGTTCCTTTATATCGATTGGAGAATTATTGCGTCGATACAAGGATCAATAAATGTTGGGTTAATAGGAATGTTAGTTGGGGGAGTGTTTCTTTTCTTATTGACGTTACTCTATCTGTTTCCTGTATATGTTCATTATGAATTGAAGCTTTTTCAATATTTTAAAGTAGCCTTTCTGCTTGCATGTACTCATCCACTCCATACGTTGTCCATGATCATCGGTGTCTTTACGATGCTGTTTTTAGGCGTAGTATTTTCAGGTGCTGGTTTGCTTTTTATAGGTAGTGGACTTGCTACTATTCTATTATATTTCTCTAATCCGATTTTTATGAAGATGGCTGAAATAAGAATAACTAAATTACAGGAAGGGAAGTTTCAAAGTTAA